A window from Nakamurella flava encodes these proteins:
- the argF gene encoding ornithine carbamoyltransferase, producing the protein MTTTTSAAPAPAGTATPLRHFLRDDDLSPEELLGVLDLADVYKRDRNGYKPLAGKSVAVVFEKNSTRTRLSFEVGIAQLGGQPVIVDGRTSQLGREETIEDTSRVLSRFVDAVAIRTFAQRRIDALAGVSSVPVVNALTDEFHPCQVLADLQTVRERLGRLTGVRLTYLGDGANNMANSLMLGGANAGLHVTVAAPAGFAPHAEFVDAAKARAADTGASITLSDDPQAAVDGADVLVTDTWVSMGQENDGLDRVGPFRPFQVNQALLDRAADGAIVLHCLPAHRGWEITDDVLDGPSAAVWDEAENRLHAQKALLAFLVGDAAAAV; encoded by the coding sequence ATGACGACCACGACCTCCGCCGCCCCGGCCCCGGCCGGGACCGCTACGCCGCTGCGGCACTTCCTGCGGGACGACGACCTGAGCCCCGAGGAACTGCTCGGCGTCCTGGACCTGGCCGACGTCTACAAACGGGATCGCAACGGGTACAAGCCGCTGGCCGGCAAGTCGGTCGCCGTGGTGTTCGAGAAGAACTCCACCCGGACCCGCCTGTCGTTCGAGGTCGGCATCGCCCAGCTCGGCGGCCAGCCGGTCATCGTCGACGGGCGCACGTCGCAGCTCGGCCGCGAGGAGACCATCGAGGACACCTCCCGGGTGCTGTCCCGCTTCGTCGACGCGGTCGCCATCCGGACGTTCGCGCAGCGGCGGATCGACGCCCTGGCCGGGGTGTCGAGCGTGCCGGTGGTCAACGCGCTGACCGACGAGTTCCACCCCTGCCAGGTGCTCGCCGACCTGCAGACCGTTCGGGAGCGGCTCGGCCGGCTGACCGGGGTGCGGCTGACCTACCTGGGCGACGGGGCCAACAACATGGCCAACTCGCTGATGCTCGGTGGCGCCAACGCCGGTCTGCACGTCACCGTCGCCGCCCCGGCCGGATTCGCGCCGCACGCCGAGTTCGTCGACGCGGCGAAGGCCCGGGCGGCCGACACCGGCGCCAGCATCACGCTGTCCGACGACCCGCAGGCCGCAGTCGACGGGGCGGACGTGCTGGTCACCGACACCTGGGTGTCCATGGGCCAGGAGAACGACGGCCTGGACCGGGTCGGCCCGTTCCGGCCGTTCCAGGTCAACCAGGCGTTGCTGGACCGGGCGGCGGACGGGGCGATCGTCCTGCACTGCCTGCCCGCGCACCGGGGCTGGGAGATCACCGACGACGTGCTCGACGGCCCGTCGGCCGCGGTCTGGGACGAGGCCGAGAACCGGCTGCACGCCCAGAAGGCGCTGCTGGCGTTCCTGGTCGGGGACGCGGCAGCCGCGGTATGA
- a CDS encoding arginine repressor, with protein MSGSVAGTGSGAAGAVSKVARHGRITELVRDHAIRSQTDLAERLAADGIDVTQATLSRDLEELGAVKLRGVDGGAAIYRIPEDGGPRPMTGGTSRLSRLVGELLISHAGSGNLAVLRTPPGAAQYLASAIDRAGLPDVLGTIAGDDTVVVVATEGLTGAEVGRRIAALAG; from the coding sequence ATGAGCGGATCGGTCGCCGGCACCGGTTCGGGCGCTGCGGGCGCGGTCTCCAAGGTCGCCCGGCACGGGCGCATCACCGAGCTGGTCCGCGACCACGCCATCCGTTCGCAGACGGACCTGGCCGAGCGCCTGGCCGCCGACGGCATCGACGTCACCCAGGCCACCCTGTCGCGGGATCTGGAGGAGCTGGGCGCGGTCAAGCTGCGCGGGGTCGACGGCGGCGCCGCCATCTACCGGATCCCGGAGGACGGCGGCCCCCGCCCGATGACCGGTGGCACCTCACGGCTGTCCCGGTTGGTCGGTGAGCTGCTCATCTCGCACGCCGGTTCGGGCAACCTCGCGGTGCTGCGGACTCCGCCCGGGGCGGCGCAGTACCTGGCCTCGGCCATCGACCGGGCCGGCCTGCCGGACGTGCTCGGCACCATCGCCGGTGACGACACCGTGGTCGTCGTGGCGACGGAGGGTCTGACGGGCGCCGAGGTGGGGCGGCGGATCGCCGCCCTGGCCGGTTGA
- the argG gene encoding argininosuccinate synthase, translating to MSKVLDSLPKGQKVGIAFSGGLDTSVAVAWMRENGAVPCAYTADLGQYDEPDLSGVPGRAQEYGAEIARIVDCRAALVEEGLVALACGAFHIRSAGLTYFNTTPLGRAVTGTLLVRAMADDEVDIWGDGSTYKGNDIERFYRYGLLANPRLRIYKPWLDDRFVTELGGRTEMSEWLLARDLPYRASTEKAYSTDANIWGATHEAKRLEHLDASVEIVQPIMGVAHWDQSVEIAPEDVEIRFEAGRPVAINGVELDPVALVLEANAIGGRHGLGMSDQIENRIIEAKSRGIYEAPGMALLFIAYERLVNAIHNEDTVASYHDQGRRLGRLLYEGRWLDPQGLMLRESLQRWVGSAVTGSVTLRLRRGNDYTILDTTGPALSYHPEKLSMERVSEAAFGPSDRIGQLTMRNLDIADTRAKLELYAERGQLSAEETLVGVLRAGESAAIATLPPEESTEVAQAIDQAGEAAAFDLGTD from the coding sequence GTGTCCAAGGTTCTCGATTCCCTCCCGAAGGGCCAGAAGGTCGGCATCGCGTTCTCCGGGGGGCTCGACACATCCGTCGCGGTCGCCTGGATGCGCGAGAACGGTGCCGTCCCCTGTGCCTACACCGCCGATCTCGGTCAGTACGACGAGCCCGATCTGTCCGGCGTGCCCGGCCGGGCCCAGGAGTACGGGGCCGAGATCGCCCGCATCGTCGACTGCCGGGCCGCGCTGGTCGAGGAGGGCCTGGTCGCGCTGGCCTGCGGCGCCTTCCACATCCGGTCGGCCGGGCTGACCTACTTCAACACCACGCCGCTGGGCCGCGCCGTCACCGGCACCCTGCTGGTCCGGGCGATGGCCGACGACGAGGTCGACATCTGGGGCGACGGCTCCACCTACAAGGGCAACGACATCGAGCGGTTCTACCGCTACGGCCTGCTCGCCAACCCGCGGCTGCGCATCTACAAGCCCTGGCTGGACGACCGGTTCGTGACCGAGCTGGGTGGGCGGACCGAGATGAGCGAGTGGCTGCTCGCCCGGGACCTGCCCTACCGGGCGTCGACGGAGAAGGCCTACTCGACGGACGCCAACATCTGGGGCGCGACGCACGAGGCCAAGCGCCTGGAGCACCTGGACGCCTCGGTCGAGATCGTGCAGCCCATCATGGGCGTGGCCCACTGGGACCAGTCGGTGGAGATCGCGCCGGAGGACGTCGAGATCCGCTTCGAGGCCGGCCGGCCGGTGGCGATCAACGGCGTCGAGCTCGACCCGGTCGCCCTCGTCCTGGAGGCCAACGCCATCGGTGGCCGCCACGGCCTGGGGATGAGCGACCAGATCGAGAACCGCATCATCGAGGCGAAGTCGCGCGGCATCTACGAGGCGCCGGGCATGGCGCTGCTGTTCATCGCCTACGAGCGGCTGGTCAACGCCATCCACAACGAGGACACCGTCGCGTCCTACCACGACCAGGGCCGGCGCCTGGGTCGTCTGCTGTACGAGGGCCGCTGGCTGGACCCGCAGGGTCTGATGCTGCGCGAGTCGCTGCAGCGCTGGGTCGGCTCGGCCGTCACCGGATCGGTGACGCTGCGGCTGCGGCGCGGGAACGACTACACGATCCTCGACACCACCGGGCCGGCGCTGTCCTACCACCCGGAGAAGTTGTCGATGGAGCGGGTCAGCGAGGCCGCCTTCGGCCCGAGCGACCGGATCGGTCAGCTCACCATGCGCAACCTCGACATCGCCGACACCCGGGCCAAGCTGGAGCTCTACGCCGAGCGCGGTCAGCTCAGCGCCGAGGAGACGCTGGTCGGGGTGCTGCGCGCCGGCGAGTCGGCGGCCATCGCCACCCTGCCGCCGGAGGAGAGCACCGAGGTCGCCCAGGCGATCGACCAGGCCGGCGAGGCCGCGGCCTTCGACCTCGGGACCGACTGA